A single window of Leptolyngbya ohadii IS1 DNA harbors:
- a CDS encoding glycosyltransferase, producing MQKISIGILGYNEEFGIGQLLQSMRSQTLFQPDSRFWQHYRIAITVISNGSTDRMAAVARTHLKELASLGIETQVVELPIADKCNAWNYFVHRAAAHSDYYILLDADVVLISADGLADLITRLERNPKARLCAGKVIDHKGNLVPRKLDGKCYAGRGEILQQIAIPDGIVMDDAYVVATAITNWYETDFETGEQREYFISAEQPAVQSGKTPRDRNLTYWLSCRKRTIIGGYVQEQLDFCMRSLFGGGDAARLISMQLFQTNPHWFSQFLSKKTDRPPFNPSSVFQSTPLKSLMQLGVYCYCYLLSLRGIWENEFGHRAWKLKSRYW from the coding sequence ATGCAGAAAATATCCATCGGCATTCTCGGTTACAACGAAGAATTTGGGATCGGTCAGCTCCTTCAATCGATGCGATCGCAGACCCTATTCCAGCCGGATTCTCGATTTTGGCAGCACTACCGTATTGCAATCACGGTGATTTCCAACGGATCAACCGATCGCATGGCGGCAGTCGCCAGAACCCATCTAAAAGAATTGGCATCCCTTGGGATCGAAACCCAGGTCGTAGAACTGCCGATCGCCGATAAGTGTAATGCCTGGAATTATTTCGTTCACCGTGCCGCTGCCCACTCGGACTACTACATTCTGCTGGATGCCGATGTGGTTCTCATTTCAGCCGATGGTCTGGCAGATCTAATTACCAGACTGGAGCGAAACCCCAAGGCTCGCCTCTGTGCAGGAAAGGTGATTGACCATAAAGGAAATTTGGTACCGCGCAAGCTGGACGGAAAATGCTATGCCGGACGAGGAGAAATTTTGCAGCAGATTGCCATTCCGGACGGGATTGTAATGGACGACGCCTACGTGGTTGCTACAGCAATTACCAACTGGTACGAAACCGACTTTGAAACGGGTGAGCAGCGGGAATATTTCATTAGTGCTGAGCAGCCTGCCGTCCAGAGTGGCAAAACGCCTCGCGATCGCAACCTTACCTACTGGCTGTCCTGCCGTAAACGCACCATTATTGGCGGCTATGTGCAGGAGCAGTTGGACTTTTGTATGCGAAGTCTATTTGGCGGCGGCGATGCTGCCCGTCTGATCTCAATGCAGCTTTTCCAGACCAACCCCCACTGGTTTTCCCAATTTCTCAGCAAAAAAACCGATCGTCCCCCCTTTAATCCATCCAGCGTCTTTCAATCCACTCCCCTCAAAAGCCTGATGCAACTGGGCGTCTACTGCTACTGCTATCTCCTTTCCCTCCGGGGCATCTGGGAAAACGAATTCGGTCATCGCGCCTGGAAACTTAAAAGCCGCTACTGGTAA